The genomic DNA TCGAAGCTGGGCCGCATCCCGACCAAGGACGAGTACATGGCCGACATGGGCGTCATCAACAAGAGCGGCGACCAGATCTACCAGTACCTGAACTTCGACAAGATCGCCGACTACAAGGACGTGGCGGACGTGATCGAGGTGTAAACCTCGCCACGTAGGCTCGCCTGCGACACGGCCCCGGAGTGATCCGGGGCCGTTTTCATTGGCGCGGCCCACGGGTTTGGCGAAGCCGCAGATCGGACTGACACACCCTGCCATGCGTCCGAAAGTAGGGGACGGAACTTTCACGGCGATACGTTTTCATACAATCACCGCAAATCGTGACAAGCAAGACGTAACCGCCGCCCGCCGGCACCGGGAGAAAACCGCCAATGACACGGCTCTTGATGCCGCTGCCGCTGCTGACCGCGCTGGCCGGCTGCGCCACCGCCCCGCCCTCGAATCCCGAGAACATCTGCGCCATCTTCCGCGAAAAGCCGGATTGGCACGACGCCGCGCTGAAGGTGCAGAAGAAATGGGGCGCGCCGGTGCCGGTGCCGATGGCGATGATGTACCAGGAATCCAGCTTCAAGCAGGACGCGGTGCCGCCGCGCTATTACTTCCTGGGCATCATTCCGTGGGGCCGAGTCAGTTCCGCCTACGGCTACGCCCAGGCCAAGGACGAAACCTGGGCCGATTACAAGAAAGATGCCGGCGGCTGGGGCGCCAGCCGCGACAATTTCGCCGATGCGCTCGATTTCATGGGCTGGTACATGAACAAGACCCAGCGCCTGAATGGCATCTCCAAATGGGACGCCTATGGCCAGTACCTGAACTACCACGAGGGCTGGACCGGCTATCGCAACCGCAGCTACGACCGCAAGGCGTGGTTGAAGACCGTATCAAAGAAAGTGCAGGCGCGCGCCGACAAGTTCGCCAGCCAGTACAAGAGCTGCGAGAAGGACCTGACCCGCGGCGGCTGGTTCTTCTGAGCCGGCGAGCGGGACACGGCGCCAGGCGGCAGGCCGGGCACGCCCCGAGCGCCCGACGGGCGGCGTCGACGCGCCGCCCGGCAAGCTCTCAGGCCTGGACCCCCAGCCGGTAGACGACGGTGTCCAGCCGGCTGACGCCGCGTTCGGCGAACTTGGGTTCCTTGGCCAGGATGTCGCGGCGGTCGATGATGACCGCTGGCGACACGCCGGTGAACAGATTGCGCATCTCGGCGTCGACCACCGCGAATGGCGGCCCGTCCATTTCTTCCTGCGGATAGTCCAGGGTGATCAACAGCCCACGGTAGCCGGGCGCCAGCTGGCCATAGACGTGGCGCACATAGTCGCCGCGCATGTCGGCGGGCAGCGCCACCAGCGCGGCACGATCATACGCGCCCACGCAGTGCGACAGCAGCGGCGCGTCCAGCTTGAAGATGTCGCCGCAGATGATCTCGATATTGCCCGCCACGTAGCGCCTGCCATAGGCGCTCTCGTGGATCACCGGCTTGAGCTCATTCTCGGTGAAGAACTGCTCGACGGCCAATTGCGACAGTTCCACGCCCAGGACCTGGTAGCCCTGCGCCGCCAGCCAGACCATGTCCAGCGACTTGCCGCACAGCGGCACCAGCACCTTGCCGCCCGCGGGCACCGAGAGTGTCGGCCAGTATTTCTGCAACAGCGGCGTCACTCGTGTCTGATGAAAATGCGTGCGCCCGTCACGCCAGCGCTCCAACCAGAATTCCGCGTCCATGTTTGTTCTTGTCCTCCGGAAAAATAGCGAATCGCGCGATTCGCGGACAATGCCGCGCGCCGGTGCGCGGCATGGCAATACTCCCTGGATACTAACCGGCCGAAAGCCGATCGAGGTTTTGAACAGACGCCCGAAAGGCGCGCTTACCGGCATCCCGTGCCGGCCATGACCCGGGCAGCGTGCCGGACCGGCCGTCAAACCCGCTATTGTAGTGGTCGCGCCAGGGTGACGCGCGGGCGCCGCGCCGGTATGCTTTAGCCGGCCTGCCCCCACCGACGCGATCGACGTTTTCCAGGATCCGATGCCCGACGCCCAGCGCCTCCAGGACCTGCTCGCCCAATGTGCGCAACAGCGCGAATCCGCGCTGTCCGAACTGTACAGGCTTGCGTCCCCGCATCTGTTTGCGCTCGCCAGGCGTATGTTGAGAGACCAGGCAGCCGCCGAGGACGTGCTGCAGGAATGTTTCGTTTCGATCTGGCGCCAGGCCGGCCAATACCGCGCCGAGCAGAGCCAGGCGATGACCTGGATGACCCGCATCGTCCGCAACCGTTGCATCGACCGGTTGCGGCGTCCAGGCATCGAACTGCCAGACCCCGACGATAGCTTGACGCTGGCCATGGCGGACGACGCGCCCGGCCCGCTGGCCCGCCTGTCCGCCAGCCGCGACGGCGAGCGACTGGCCGACTGCATGGGGCAGCTGGAAGGCCCGCAGCGGGTAGCGATCGCCATGGCGTTCTTCGACGACATGGCGCATCCGGACATCGCCGCCCGCCTGGATGCGCCGCTGGGAACCATAAAAAGCTGGATACGCCGCGGCCTGCTGCGGCTCAAGAGGTGCCTGGAATGAACTATCGCGATCCCGACCTGCAGGACCGCCTGGCCGCTGAATACGTGCTCGGCGGCCTGCGCGCGGGCGCGCGGCGGCGCTTCATGCAGTTGATGCGGGAAGACGCCGCGCTGCGCCGGGCGGTGGCCGAATGGGAGGAACGGCTGTTGCCACTGGCGCTGGCCCTGCCGCCCGAAGCGCCGCCGCCGCGCGTCTGGCAGGCGGTACGGGCTCGCATCGCGGCGCCGCGCGACGCCGCACGCTCGTCCTGGCGCGGACTGACATGGTGGCGCACCCTGTCGGCCGGATTGGCCGCGGCCGTCGTGGTGCTGGCCTTCCTGACGCTGACGCCCACCCCGTCACCGCGCGAGCCGCAGACCATCGCCGTCCTCGCCGGAGACAAGACGCCTGCCCTGCTGGTGCTCAATCGCGTGTCGGATCAGCGCCTGGCTGTCCAGCCCATGCAGGACCTGACGGCGCTGGCCGACGGTCGCGCGCTGGAGCTGTGGGCCATTTCGCCGGGCCAGGCGCCGCGCTCGCTCGGGCTGCTGGCGCCCGGCGCCATCACCTTCATCACCCCCCGCCAACCGCCACGCCAGGGCGATACGGTGGCGGTCTCGCTCGAACCACCGGGCGGCGCGCCGCAGGGCGTTCCGACCGGTCCGATCGTGCTGAGTGGCAAGGTGATCTGAGCCCGCGCCACGGGCCGGCGCCAAATGGCTCCACCTAGGGTTTGTACTGATCAAGCGACTGCATCCAACGGCCCAGGCGCCGCGTATCTCCTGGTGACGGCCAACCAAAAAGGAGATCGTCATGAAACTGCTAGCCTCGCTTGCCATCGCCTGCTCTGCCCTGACCCTGTCGCCCGCCCATGCGGCCGACGTCATGGTGGGCGGACAACCGATGATGCCCGCCAGGAACATCGTCGCCAACGCGGTCAACTCCGCCGACCACACCACCCTGGTGGCGGCGGTCAAGGCCGCCGGCCTGGTCGATACCCTGCAGGGCAAGGGCCCCTTCACCGTGTTCGCGCCCACCAACGCCGCCTTCGCCAAGTTGCCGGCAGGGACCGTCGACAACCTGGTCAAGCCGGAGAACAAGGCGACTCTCGCCAAGATCCTCACCTACCACGTCGTTCCGGGAAAGCTGGACTTCGACGCGCTGGCCGCCCGGGCCAGGAAGGGCGGCGTCACGGAACTGGCCACCGCCAGCGGCGGCAAGCTCTGGGTCATGATGAACGGCAAGCACAACCTGGTCGTCAAGGACGAAAAGGGCGGCGTGGCCAATATCAGCACCTATGACGTCTACCAGTCCAACGGCGTGATCCATGTGATCGACACCGTGCTCATGCCCAAGTGATCGCGGCGAGCCTCGGAGAGCGGCCATGGGCCCGGCGGCAATGCCGGGCCCATGGCCGCGCGGCGTGCATGCCGGGATTTCGCGATATCGTAGGGGCTCCATCCTGAGCCTGGGGCCTGCATGCCGCCGATCGTGCCT from Achromobacter xylosoxidans includes the following:
- a CDS encoding thiopurine S-methyltransferase, which translates into the protein MDAEFWLERWRDGRTHFHQTRVTPLLQKYWPTLSVPAGGKVLVPLCGKSLDMVWLAAQGYQVLGVELSQLAVEQFFTENELKPVIHESAYGRRYVAGNIEIICGDIFKLDAPLLSHCVGAYDRAALVALPADMRGDYVRHVYGQLAPGYRGLLITLDYPQEEMDGPPFAVVDAEMRNLFTGVSPAVIIDRRDILAKEPKFAERGVSRLDTVVYRLGVQA
- a CDS encoding sigma-70 family RNA polymerase sigma factor, with product MPDAQRLQDLLAQCAQQRESALSELYRLASPHLFALARRMLRDQAAAEDVLQECFVSIWRQAGQYRAEQSQAMTWMTRIVRNRCIDRLRRPGIELPDPDDSLTLAMADDAPGPLARLSASRDGERLADCMGQLEGPQRVAIAMAFFDDMAHPDIAARLDAPLGTIKSWIRRGLLRLKRCLE
- a CDS encoding anti-sigma factor domain-containing protein is translated as MNYRDPDLQDRLAAEYVLGGLRAGARRRFMQLMREDAALRRAVAEWEERLLPLALALPPEAPPPRVWQAVRARIAAPRDAARSSWRGLTWWRTLSAGLAAAVVVLAFLTLTPTPSPREPQTIAVLAGDKTPALLVLNRVSDQRLAVQPMQDLTALADGRALELWAISPGQAPRSLGLLAPGAITFITPRQPPRQGDTVAVSLEPPGGAPQGVPTGPIVLSGKVI
- a CDS encoding fasciclin domain-containing protein, with product MKLLASLAIACSALTLSPAHAADVMVGGQPMMPARNIVANAVNSADHTTLVAAVKAAGLVDTLQGKGPFTVFAPTNAAFAKLPAGTVDNLVKPENKATLAKILTYHVVPGKLDFDALAARARKGGVTELATASGGKLWVMMNGKHNLVVKDEKGGVANISTYDVYQSNGVIHVIDTVLMPK